CATGTTAATTTCCTTTTCTCATGTATAAGGTAAATAAGTTTTAATTCAGGGCTGACTTGTTCTTAGTGTGAAGGATGCATCGCATCATTCAGGTAGATGCAAGTCAAAATAGTGAATACGTATGCCTGCAAGCAAGCTACGAGAATTTCGAGGCCTGTCAGCAACACATTAATCGCGAAAGGAGCAATCGCACCAAGCATGCCCGCAGCGCCTGCTGCAGCCATTGATACGATGAAGCCCGCGAATACTTTCATCATGATGTGACCAGCCAGCATGTTTGCGAACAAACGTACTGAAAGACTAATTGGGCGTGTGCAGTATGAGATTACCTCAATCGCAACGATAAGCGGCAATAGCCAGCCTGGAACACCAGATGGTGCAAAAAGCTTAAGGTAGCCAGCGCCGTTTTTAATGAAACCAATCAGGGTTACACCAAGGAAAATGAAGATAGCCATCGCGAAGTTTACTGCGATGTGGCTTGTAACTGTGAAGCTGTATGGCAACATACCAGCAAGGTTCAAACCAAGGATAAACACGAATAGTGTAAAGATGAATGGGAAATACTGTTTCCCTTCTTTACCTACGTTATCCTTAATCATGCCTGCGATGAAGCTGTACATTAATTCTACCATCACCTGCATGCGGCCAGGTACGGTAGCGTTTTTGCGTGTGCCCCAGATCAGGAAGAAGCTCATGAAAGCTACTACCAGCACCATCCACAAAGAACTGTTTGTAAAGGAAACATCGATTCCTGCGATCTCGAAATGAGCGATGGGTTTAACGTCAAATTGCTCAATAGGACTATGGGCCACGTCAATAATCTCTTTTTTATGCCGCGTAATCAAACGCAGCGATCAAATTCCATATCGCTTTTTAGCGGCCTTGACCTTCCTCTTCTTCAGCTTCCTGCTGCATCTGCATCGCGGTACGGATCACATTCCGAATACCGGTTACAAAGCCCAAGATTAGCAACCCAATAAAAAACAGTGGTGCAGTACCAAACCATTTATCGAACCAGTATCCCATAAAGCCACCAACAGCGACCGCAACAACCAGTTCTGTACCCATCTGAAAGGCTTTTCCTAGAGGAGAAACTTCGGGGCGATCAGGCCCTTCATCTTCCTTCACCTTCATTTGGGCTTGGTTCAAACGCTCTTCAAAGGATTTTTGCTTTGGGTTTTTTTGGTCATTACCCACTACAAATCACCTCTTTTTGTGCGTCTACACCAGGGTTGCTCTAAACTGAATCAGAGCTATGCCAAAGGCGGTTGCAACATAGGGATTAGCCCCACCTATGTCAAGGTCCAATAAACACTAGATAAGTCATTGAAAAATAACGATTTTCAAAAATAGTTTAAACTAAACAGCTTCCTTAAGCTGTTCTGCATCTTCAAGGTCTACGGAAACGAGAGTAGAGATTCCTCTTTCCGCCATCGTTACACCAAAGAGCCTGTTCATGCGTGACATAGACACTGCGTTGTGAGTTACGATCAAGAAGCGAGTATCCGTACGTTTGATCATACTATCTAGTAGATTACAGAAGCGCTCGACATTCGCATCATCAAGAGGTGCATCCACCTCATCAAGCACACAAATTGGTGCCGGATTGGTAATGAATACTGCAAAGATTAGCGAGAGGGCTGTAAGTGCTTGCTCACCACCTGACAGCAAAGAAAGAGCCTGCAACTTCTTACCCGGTGGACTTGCGTAAATCTCAAGCCCCGCATTAAGCGGATCATCGGATTCGGTAAGTTCCAAATGCGCTTCACCACCACCGAATAGTGTCTTAAACAGCTCACCAAAATGGTTATTCACAACATCAAAAGCAGCAAGTAGGCGCTCGCGTCCTTCCCGGTTCAGGTTGGCAATTGCATGCCTTAATCTGGAGATAGCTTCCTCAAGGTCGCTACGCTCTTTCACCAGATGGTCCATCTGTTCAACTATATCGTTGAGCTCTTCATCCGCTCGTAGATTGACCGCCCCTAGACGGTCTCGTTCACGTTTTAACTGCTCTAATTTGCTCTCCAGAACCATTGCTTCCGGTAGGTTTTCGCTAGATGCGACTTCTACTTTTTCAAGAAGATGTGTAGGAGCACATTCAAAACGTTCACCAATTTGAGTAGCGATAGCCTTCCGGCGGTCAGCAGCGTTTTCAACGGCGGCCTCGGCTCGAATAAGCTTTTCTCTGCGCTGGTTCAGATCACCTTCAACCTCTTTAAGAGCTCTTACTTTCTCAGCAAGCTTGGCTTCAGCAACAGCCAATGTATCGCTTGTTTTCTTTCGCTCTTCTCCAGCCTCTTCAAGCTTAGCCAGAAGTGCCAACTTCCTATTTTCCAAATCTTCAGGGCTCGCTTCTGCCGCTTCTAACTGAGCTTTAGCGGACGTTTCTCTTTCATTTAGAGATTGAACCTGTTTATCAGCACTAGATACACGCAGTTGCCATGCGCTCGATTCGGTTTCAATAGCATTCAGTCGGTCCTGACGTGTCTGAGCTTCGCGGCGCAAACTGTCGTGCGTTGCTCTGGCAGCGCTTAGTGCTGTACGCACCTGCTCTACCTGAACCCGCTTTTCCGAGAGCTCGGCTTCCAGTTTCTGATTTTCTGGAAGTTCTGCGATACGCGCTTCAATATCTTTGATACGCTCTACTACTTCACCAAATTCACGCTTCACACGTTCAAGAGTATCTTCAAGAACACGAACTCGGCTTGCACGCTTATTAGCTTCCTGTTCCGCGGCCATATGTACACGGCGAGCATCGGCAACAGCTCGTTCTGCTTGCTGACGTTCATTACGTTTGACCTGCTCGGTCTCTCTTGCTTTTTGGTGACTTTCAAACGCAGCAGTAGCTGCCGATTCAGCTTTTTCAGCGTTTACAGAAACTTCCGATAGCCTACTTAACAAATCAGCCAGTCTGTTCTTTTGTTCGAGCCGAATAGCAGCCTGTGTTGGGGCTCCTGCTTTTTGGACAAAACCATCCCATCTCCAGAAGTTACCAGTTTGGTCCACAACAATTTGCCCAGGCTTTAGATCAGCAATAACCGTATTGATATCAACTCCGCTAGATATGAGCCCCGTATAAGCAAGCCGTTTCTGAAGTACTTTCGGAACCGTAACGTAACTACTCAACCCTTCAACACCTTTAGGCCATCCCGGGGCCTCACTTGCGGGAAGCTCTTGCCAATATCGGCTGGCATCCTCATTAACTCCAGCTTCAACAGCGTCACCGAGAGCTGCCCCTACGGCAACTTCATACCCTTTTTGAGCACTGAGTTGATCTGCAACAGGATTATTCTGATTATCGTCAGCATTCAATAAACGCTCAAGGCTGGAAATTTCACCAGATAAAGCTTTTGCCTGCCCTTGCCATTCAGATTTAGCAGTGTCAGCCTCATTGCGTACAGTTCGTGCAGCCACCGTTGCCGCTTCAGCTTCTTGCAAAGCTTTTGTTGAGCCTGATAGGCTTTCTTCAGCTTCCTTGATTGCTCGCTCGGCTTCTTTCAGTGCCTTCGCAATCTCATCTTCCGCAGTTACTGATGTAATTTCCTGAGAAATTCTGTTTTCCTCAATCCCAAGCTGATCTTTCCTGCGATTGATAGCAAGCTTATCGCTCTCTAAGCTCGAACGCTGAGCACGTGCCTGTGCCGCTGTCTCACTTAGTTTATCAAACTCCGTTTCAGCAACTGTTGCAGCCTTTGCTGCGGCATCCAGCATTTCACGAGCTTCAACTTCAGCAGACTTTTCTTTTTGCTGAGCCGTCACAAGACGTTCTTTTTCGGTAAGCAACCGATCCAGGGCAGACTTGGCATCTTTAGCAATTTCTGCTTCACGCTCTCTATCAGACGCTATCTGCTCTAGCTGAGCACGTAGCGAAAGTGCAGTCTGCTTACGGCGCTCTGTTTCCGCCTCCAGATTTTCTTTTTCAATGGTTAGACGCTGCAATTTCGCTGCGGCCTCGGCGTCCCTTTCTCGAAGTGGTGGTAATAACTCTTCTGTCTCGGTTTGCTCTCCAGCGAACTTAGTTGCTTTTGCCGTTATTTCGGCAACCTCTCGCTCAATCTCGCGCTGCTTCCGCTCAAGCTCAATCACTTCCTCGGCTGCCGTCTTCCACTTTATGAACAGAAGGCTTGCTTCCGCTTGCCGAATTTCACCAGAAACAGAGCGATATCTAACAGCCTGTTTTGCCTGCCGTTTTAAGCTACCGATCTGGCCTTCCATCGCCTGCACTACGTCTTGCACACGAACGAGGTTACTTTCCGCACTACGAAGGCGGCTTTCAGCTTCTTTCCTACGAGTGTGAAGGCCAGAGATACCTGCAGCTTCTTCAAGTATCTGTCTGCGGTCCTGCGGTTTAGCGTTAATCATTGCGCCGATACGGCCTTGACTTACAAGTGCCGGAGAGTGCGCACCGGTTGCTGCGTCAGCAAAAAGAAGCTGTACATCCTTTTGCCGAACGTCCTTGCCGTTAATACGGTAGGCAGAACCACTGTCACGCTCAATACGCCGTGTTACCTCAATGGTATCTTCATCGTTATATTCTGCTGGGGCATTACGGTCGATGTTATCAATGACCAGTGTCACCTCAGCCATGTTACGTGCAGGCCTTCGGTCAGTACCTGCAAAAATCACATCGTCCATACCTGAACCACGAAGTGATTTCGCCCGGTTTTCACCCATTACCCAACGGATAGCTTCAAGTAAATTGGATTTGCCACATCCGTTAGGCCCAACAACACCAGTAAGGCCGCGTTCGATATGCAGCTCTGTTGGATCAACAAAGGATTTAAAACCAGATAGTCGTAACCGTGAAAAACGCATACCTGCGCATTTCCCCCTCTATTAGACAAAGCGGCAAAGCGCCCCTACGCACCAACCGCTTTGATAAATTTTATAAAACTCGGAACTAGGTAATCAGTTGATTAAGAAGCAGATTTAATAGCTTCTTCCATCGCAACATCAAGTTCTTCGAATGTCCGGAAATCCAGCTTTTTACCGTTTACGATAAAACTAGGCGTACCTGTAACATCATAAGACTCATTGCCGATTTTTGTCATCTGCACCAAATTTTTCTGCATATCCGAATTAGCAAGACACTTGTCAAATTTCACTCGGCTCATATTGACAGCGCGGCGAGCCAGGGATGCCAAAGCGCTTTCCGGGCTTTCTGAGCGAAGCCATTCCCCTTGACGGTTAAAAAACAGTTTAGTTAATTTTTTAGCTTCATCTTCAGTACCACAACGGGCAATCGCCGAAGCAACCATGTCAAGACGGCCAAGTAAATAGTTACGAAATACGAACTTGATCTGACCTGTTTCAATATATTCTTTAGAGAACTCAGGAAACACGTTATTTGCATAATTTGCACAGTAACCACATACAAGTGAGGCATATTCCACCACGGTGATTGGAGCATCCGGGTTACCATAGACAATATCGCCCCATGTACCCTCTTGTCCCTCACCGTAATTCACAACTTCAATCTCTGCGCTCGAAGCCGAAGAATTAGCTGACGTTGTATCACCGCTATCGCCGCACGCAGCTAAAGCTAATACACTTACAGCGACACTTGCTGAACGAAACCAAGATTGCAATGTTTTGTTATTCATAACGTCCTCACCCACTACATGTTGTGTGTAACCTGAATCTCGCAGAAATACGAGTCATTTTTCCCTAGTCGCTAAAACGCTTATTGAGCAGTAGCCATAAGCTTGAGCTTATCTTTTAGCTCTTCATAGTTAGCATATTGAACTTTTGCCCCATTCACTACGATTGTAGGAATAGATTTAATTTCATACTTTTCATGCCCGGCCTTCATGTCATCAATAATACGCTGCATCATTACTTTATCGGCCTGGCATTCATTTAATTCACTTGTTGGCACACCGCCTGTTAACGCGATTGATGTAATAGCAATCGGAGGGTTTTGAGCTGTCACCCATTCACGTTGACGCGTAAAAAAAGCTGTTTTGAGGCGCTTAGCTTGCTCTAAATCACTCGTACAGCGCGTGGCGAGAGCAACGGCCATATCCAGTCTATCCCGAACGAAGTTGCGGAAAACAAACTTTACTTTCCCTGTGGAAATCAACTCTTCCTTCAGAAACGGCAATACTTCTGCTTCAAAGGATGCACAATGCGGGCAAGTGAAAGATCCATATTCTATCACTTCAATTGGGGCATCAGCATTTCCGTACACAATATCACCAGCGATACGATTTTCAGCTACCGGAATGGGTGTTGATTTATCCTGTGCAAATACTCCCGCTGATGCCACTGCAGCAATCGCGATAGCTGTACCAACAATAAAATTTCTAACCATACCGTTTCCCAATCTTACTTCTTGTTTGAAAGAACTGTTTCGCCAAGGCTTTTGATAGCTTCCTGAAGCGGTGATAGCTCTTTATTACCAACAAGGTTATCCAGCTTTTCTTTCTGTTTAGCAGTGAGCGGCTTTTTATCAAGCGGAATTGTACGCTTTACCTTAGGCAAAGGACCTTGTTTCACCTCCACCTTAGCCACCGCACCATATCCAAAGAAGCTATTAACCATCTGGATAATACGTTCACTTTTATGAACCACCAGTGGCGCAAAGGCAGATTCGCACCGAATGACAAGCTTTGCCCCCATTTTTTCACCACGCGGGAACATAAGCTTTACCGGTACAGTAGCCACTGCAAGCTCATGGCCAACAATCTGCGACCACTTGGTTATCACCTCCGCCTGAGCGAAACCCTTACGGCGAATAGCAGGCGTAACCAACGCCGAAGCCAAGCTTGAAGCCTTTGAGGCCTTAAAGCGCCTGAATGGCTTTTTCTTAGCTTCTACTGATTTCGCAGTTTTTTTATGTGGCGGCATTGCCATTTAACTTGCCCCTTGCGGCATTCTCACTATGGTCTGTGCTACCTGATGCACCGTATAGGCACAAGTATTATTAGCTCTATTTCAAAGCGATGTGATGACTAGTTTTTCCGATAACATGCTCGAATGGTATGACCGTAACCGCCGCGACCTCCCTTGGAGAGCAGCACCAGGTATTACGCCAACCCCATATCATGTCTGGATGTCTGAAATTATGTTGCAGCAAACAACCGTTGCAACGGTAAAGGCATATTTTGAAAAATTTCTCGATCGGTGGCCTACCGTGCAAGATATGGCCGCGGTCCCACAAGAAGAAATTCTGAAAGAATGGGCCGGCCTTGGCTATTATGCACGAGCACGTAATCTCCATAAATGTGCAACTGTGGTTACAGAAGAGTTTGGTGGAATTTTCCCCAAAACAGAAGCTACCCTCAGAGCACTTCCGGGTGTGGGCGATTACACTGCCGCTGCAATAGCCTCTATCGCATTTGGTGAACCCGCGGCCGTAGTTGACGGTAACATAGAGCGTATCATCACTCGCGTGTTCCGTATTCAGGAACAAATCCCTAAAGCACGGAAGATAATCAAAGAACATGTAGCAGAAGTAACACCCGCAAAACGCCCAGGTGATTTTGCTCAGGCGATGATGGATTTGGGGGCTAGCCACTGTAGCCCAAAAAAACCAAGCTGCCTTCTTTGTCCTATCTCATCACTATGTGAGGCTCAAAAACACGGTGACATGGAAACGTATCCTCGCAAGGCACCAAAGAAGGTAAAACCAACGAGACGAGCCTATTCTTTCTGGCTGGAGCATGATGGCCACGTACTATTGCAGCGCCGGCCAGACAGTGGCCTTTTAGGCGGCATGCCTGGTTTTTATTCTACAACATGGGAAGAACGCTCAGACTTCCCAAAGAAGGAAGAATGGCTACAGCATAGGCCGTCCGAAGATTATTGGAAACCCTTTGAAGAGATTGCCAAACACACGTTTACGCACTTCCACTTGGAAACAAGGCTGCTAAAAGCCAAAGCCCATGAAAAATATAACGTGGAAGATGGATTTTGGCATCCGATAGACCAGTTGGCAGACATAGGCCTGCCAACCGTTTTTAAAAAAATAGCAGATTTAGCAGCTACTTAACTGGCAGAGGCAATATATCATCAAAGATATGACTAACCTCAACTCCCTGCTTTGCCGCAGCCTGGTTCACACTGATACTATGACACATAAAACATCCCGCATCCGCCTGTTGTGGGCTTGATGCAAATACCTGATGGTAAGTTTCCATTGTAGCATTCGCCAAACCGAGCGAACCCTTCTGTGTAAATTTACCATTATCCCCAGAATTGTAGGTA
This DNA window, taken from Kordiimonas sp. SCSIO 12603, encodes the following:
- a CDS encoding thioredoxin domain-containing protein, with product MVRNFIVGTAIAIAAVASAGVFAQDKSTPIPVAENRIAGDIVYGNADAPIEVIEYGSFTCPHCASFEAEVLPFLKEELISTGKVKFVFRNFVRDRLDMAVALATRCTSDLEQAKRLKTAFFTRQREWVTAQNPPIAITSIALTGGVPTSELNECQADKVMMQRIIDDMKAGHEKYEIKSIPTIVVNGAKVQYANYEELKDKLKLMATAQ
- the smc gene encoding chromosome segregation protein SMC; the protein is MRFSRLRLSGFKSFVDPTELHIERGLTGVVGPNGCGKSNLLEAIRWVMGENRAKSLRGSGMDDVIFAGTDRRPARNMAEVTLVIDNIDRNAPAEYNDEDTIEVTRRIERDSGSAYRINGKDVRQKDVQLLFADAATGAHSPALVSQGRIGAMINAKPQDRRQILEEAAGISGLHTRRKEAESRLRSAESNLVRVQDVVQAMEGQIGSLKRQAKQAVRYRSVSGEIRQAEASLLFIKWKTAAEEVIELERKQREIEREVAEITAKATKFAGEQTETEELLPPLRERDAEAAAKLQRLTIEKENLEAETERRKQTALSLRAQLEQIASDREREAEIAKDAKSALDRLLTEKERLVTAQQKEKSAEVEAREMLDAAAKAATVAETEFDKLSETAAQARAQRSSLESDKLAINRRKDQLGIEENRISQEITSVTAEDEIAKALKEAERAIKEAEESLSGSTKALQEAEAATVAARTVRNEADTAKSEWQGQAKALSGEISSLERLLNADDNQNNPVADQLSAQKGYEVAVGAALGDAVEAGVNEDASRYWQELPASEAPGWPKGVEGLSSYVTVPKVLQKRLAYTGLISSGVDINTVIADLKPGQIVVDQTGNFWRWDGFVQKAGAPTQAAIRLEQKNRLADLLSRLSEVSVNAEKAESAATAAFESHQKARETEQVKRNERQQAERAVADARRVHMAAEQEANKRASRVRVLEDTLERVKREFGEVVERIKDIEARIAELPENQKLEAELSEKRVQVEQVRTALSAARATHDSLRREAQTRQDRLNAIETESSAWQLRVSSADKQVQSLNERETSAKAQLEAAEASPEDLENRKLALLAKLEEAGEERKKTSDTLAVAEAKLAEKVRALKEVEGDLNQRREKLIRAEAAVENAADRRKAIATQIGERFECAPTHLLEKVEVASSENLPEAMVLESKLEQLKRERDRLGAVNLRADEELNDIVEQMDHLVKERSDLEEAISRLRHAIANLNREGRERLLAAFDVVNNHFGELFKTLFGGGEAHLELTESDDPLNAGLEIYASPPGKKLQALSLLSGGEQALTALSLIFAVFITNPAPICVLDEVDAPLDDANVERFCNLLDSMIKRTDTRFLIVTHNAVSMSRMNRLFGVTMAERGISTLVSVDLEDAEQLKEAV
- a CDS encoding thioredoxin domain-containing protein, which gives rise to MNNKTLQSWFRSASVAVSVLALAACGDSGDTTSANSSASSAEIEVVNYGEGQEGTWGDIVYGNPDAPITVVEYASLVCGYCANYANNVFPEFSKEYIETGQIKFVFRNYLLGRLDMVASAIARCGTEDEAKKLTKLFFNRQGEWLRSESPESALASLARRAVNMSRVKFDKCLANSDMQKNLVQMTKIGNESYDVTGTPSFIVNGKKLDFRTFEELDVAMEEAIKSAS
- a CDS encoding DUF721 domain-containing protein, with the translated sequence MAMPPHKKTAKSVEAKKKPFRRFKASKASSLASALVTPAIRRKGFAQAEVITKWSQIVGHELAVATVPVKLMFPRGEKMGAKLVIRCESAFAPLVVHKSERIIQMVNSFFGYGAVAKVEVKQGPLPKVKRTIPLDKKPLTAKQKEKLDNLVGNKELSPLQEAIKSLGETVLSNKK
- a CDS encoding AtpZ/AtpI family protein, yielding MGNDQKNPKQKSFEERLNQAQMKVKEDEGPDRPEVSPLGKAFQMGTELVVAVAVGGFMGYWFDKWFGTAPLFFIGLLILGFVTGIRNVIRTAMQMQQEAEEEEGQGR
- the mutY gene encoding A/G-specific adenine glycosylase; translation: MTSFSDNMLEWYDRNRRDLPWRAAPGITPTPYHVWMSEIMLQQTTVATVKAYFEKFLDRWPTVQDMAAVPQEEILKEWAGLGYYARARNLHKCATVVTEEFGGIFPKTEATLRALPGVGDYTAAAIASIAFGEPAAVVDGNIERIITRVFRIQEQIPKARKIIKEHVAEVTPAKRPGDFAQAMMDLGASHCSPKKPSCLLCPISSLCEAQKHGDMETYPRKAPKKVKPTRRAYSFWLEHDGHVLLQRRPDSGLLGGMPGFYSTTWEERSDFPKKEEWLQHRPSEDYWKPFEEIAKHTFTHFHLETRLLKAKAHEKYNVEDGFWHPIDQLADIGLPTVFKKIADLAAT
- a CDS encoding F0F1 ATP synthase subunit A, with translation MAHSPIEQFDVKPIAHFEIAGIDVSFTNSSLWMVLVVAFMSFFLIWGTRKNATVPGRMQVMVELMYSFIAGMIKDNVGKEGKQYFPFIFTLFVFILGLNLAGMLPYSFTVTSHIAVNFAMAIFIFLGVTLIGFIKNGAGYLKLFAPSGVPGWLLPLIVAIEVISYCTRPISLSVRLFANMLAGHIMMKVFAGFIVSMAAAGAAGMLGAIAPFAINVLLTGLEILVACLQAYVFTILTCIYLNDAMHPSH